TCACTATAAATATAAGCGTTCAAACAACAATTAGGAAAGGATATGTCCATAAAACGTCGTTTGATCTTTGCTTTGGCCGCTATTTTACCTTTTTTAGCGCATGCTGATAGCTTAAACTTAAAAAATCAATATCCCACTGAATACATCGTTAAAGAAGGCGATACGCTCTGGGATATATCAAGTAAATATTTACAAAGCCCTTGGCTGTGGCCACAGTTATGGGATGCAAACCCTGTATTAGCTGATCCGCATCTTATCTACCCCGGCGACAAACTACAATTAATCTTTGTTGATGGCCAACCACGTTTAGTACGTAATCATGTGCGTAAACGCATAATCAAAGTGTCCCCTAAAGCCCGACCTGAATTAAAAGGTAACCGTGCTATTCCGACGATACCGTTAAAATTAATCAATTCGTTTCTGAGTCGTGATTATGTTGCGACGAATGAAAAATTAAAACAAGCTCCCGTGATCTTAGGTAACAATGATGGTAATAGCACCTTCATTGTGGGTCATAGCATATTTGCATCAAGTTCGTTAAAGCCCGGTCAATACGGTATTTATCGCCGCGGGCGTATTTATACTGACCCAATGACGAATGAAAAATTGGGTAACGAAGTCGAGTTCATTGCGATTGCGCGCGTTGTTAATTCTGGTACGGAAACGATCCCAGCGAAATTATCAATTTTAAAAAGTAGTAAAGAAGCGCGTAAAGGCGACCGATTGCTGCCTATGCCTGAACAAGATCGGCTACCGGTTTATTTTCAGCCTCGTAATTTCCAATTGGCGAGTGACGGTTTGATTGTTGCCGCTGATGAGCAGTACAGTGCAATTGGTAAAAATGATGTGGTTGTTATTAACCGGGGCTGGCGTGATAGCGTCGGTGCTGGTGATGTATTCGCGGTATTAAAACGCGGTAAGACGATTGTTCGTCATGAGCAAGACCTTGATTTTGATTATGGTGATCAAGTTAACCAATACGATAAACTATTTTCGGACAAAAATGAGCTACAGCTCCCAGATGAACGGGTCGGAGAAATGATGGTGTTCAAAGTTTACGATAAAGTAAGCCTCGCGCTTATTACACATAGCTCACAAGTGATTAAACTTAACGATAAGGTAAGTAACTTATGATAATTAGGTAACGTGTAATGATGGTTAATGAAGAAGATAAATATTGGTTAGCATTATATGAAGTCCCCAAAATCGGGGGCAGTCGAGCGCTAAAATTATTACAGAAAACGTCATTAACTAAATTATTTACCAGTTCTGCGCAGTATCTACAATCACTCGGTCTAGATACCGCGCAGCAACAGGCCATCCTAAATCCGAATTGGCAGGTTATTGATCGCAATTTAAATTGGTTGGCAGAGCAAGAAAATCGTTACTTAATTCCTATCACCGCTAGTCACTACCCACTGACATTAAAAAACATTCCTGCTCCACCCTTACTTTTGTATCTCGAAGGTAATGTTGAATTAATATCGCAACCACAAATCGCCATGGTGGGTACACGAGCACCGAGTTATTATGGTAAAAGGTATGCTCACTGCTTTGCGGCAGAATTAGCGCAATTAGGATTCGTTATCACCAGTGGTCTCGCGATTGGTATTGATAGTGAGTGTCACCGTAGTGCTTTAGCTGTCAAAGGTGAAACAATCGCAGTGTTGGGGTCCGGTTTGGCAAGTGTTTACCCTAAACGCCACCTCAAGTTAGCTCAGCATATCCGAGAGCTAGGCGCCTTGGTGTCTGAGTTTAGTCCTTTCACCCAAGCAAGACCTGAGCATTTCCCACGCCGAAACCGTATTGTTAGTGGCTTATCCCTTGGTGTAGTTGTGGTTGAGGCCGCACTAAACAGCGGTTCATTGATATCTGCACGTTATGCCCTTGAACAAGGCAGAGAAGTCTTTGCTTTACCTGGTGTTATTGATAATCCCGCCGCTGCAGGCTGTCACTACCTGATCCAGCAAGGGGCGAAATTAATCACCCAAACCAGTGATATTACAGATGAACTCACATATATAAATGTGCGTACGAATTTTAAGCAAACAGACCTGTTCAACTCAGAACCCGAAACTGTTTCATTGCCAAATCAAATTATCTTAGATAATGTCGGTTATGAAGTAACGACAGCAGACCTAATTGCTGAGCGTAGCCAACAATCTGTTAGCCAAGTATTAACGAGTTTAATTGAACTGGAACTTGATAATTGGATCAATGCTGTGCCCGGTGGTTATGTTAGATCGCAACGGAGGGGCTAATGTTAGATATACTTATTTATCTTTTCGAAAATTTTTATGAACAAAATGAATCTGAGTTCTTAGTTGATCGAGATAACTTACTAGATGAGCTAATTCAGGCTGGTTTTGCTGAAGCTGAAATACATAAAGCGATTACTTGGATTGAAAATTTGGTCGAGCTGCGCAGTGGTGATGTACAAACTCATCTGCAGGTTTCAAGTGTCGAGTCGATGCGGATCTACACTGAGAATGAGCAATTTTACATAAATACTGAATGCCGTGGTTTTCTGTTATTTTTAGAACATATTAATGTACTTAACACTGAAACCAGAGAAATGGCCATTGCCCGCTTAGTTGAATTAGAAAATACCAATCTAGATCTTGAAGATATTAAATGGGTAATTCTAATGGTGCTTTTTAACGTACCAAATGGTGAGCAAGCCTATCTAAAAATGGAAGAATTAGTGCATGAAAAAGCGCACAATTACTTGCATTAAAACTGAATAAAACTGTGAGAGGGCGATTTTAATTCATTAATTACTGGCATAATATGTCAGTTTTGCTAATATTCGCCCATCAATTATTTACTTAAAAATTGTTCAAATGTCTAGAAATGACGAAAAATTGTTTACAGTTCATGAACATGCCTTGGAGAAAGAGTACGAGACGTGCCCGCAATGCGGTGCTGAGTTAAGTATTAAGAATGCCAAATCCGGGCCCTTTTTAGGTTGCAATAATTATCCAACTTGTGATTATTCACGCCCATTATCAAATCAATCTCATTTTGAAGATGACAAGGTACTTGTCGGTTCTGAATGTCCAGAATGTCAGCATGAACTCGCATTGAAACGCGGCCGTTATGGCTTTTTCATCGGTTGCACCCAATTCCCCACTTGTAATTATATGTCGAAAACAGAAACGCCAGATGAGACTGGTGTCGGCTGTCCACAGTGTAAGTCGGGTGAACTACTGCAGAAAAAATCACGTTTCGGCAAGATATTTTATTCTTGTAATAAATACCCTAAGTGTAAATACATTATTAATTTCAAACCTGTTTCAGAAGAGTGCCCCGAGTGTAAATGGGGCATTTTAGTGGAAAAGAAAACCAGTAATGGAAAACAACTTATTTGTCCGCAGAAAAGCTGTGGCTATAAGCGTGCTTTATTAGAATAGTGATTAACACTATCGATTAATTTAACCAATTAAAAATAACTCATACGGAAAGGGAATAATTATGTCTACACAATTTGTTGCAGTATTAATGGGCTCAGATTCAGATTTACCTGTGATGCAGGCTACGCTGAACGTACTTAAATCATTTGAAATTAAGTATGAAGTAAAAGTAACTTCTGCTCACCGTACTCCAGCAGCGACACATCAGTACGTGACTGATGCTGAAAGTCGTGGTTGTGCTGTATTTATCTGTGCTGCTGGTCTAGCTGCACATCTAGCTGGCGCAGTAGCAGGTATCACAACGCACCCTGTTATTGGTGTGCCAATTGACGCAGGCCCGCTACAAGGTATGGACGCGTTATTATCAACAGTGCAAATGCCTGGCGGTGTTCCAGTTGCATCTGTAGCAATTGGTAGCGCTGGTGCTAAAAATGCAGGTTATCTTGCTGCTCAAATGTTAGCTATCGGTAATCCAGAAATGGCTGCTAAAGTAAAAGCTGAACGTCAAGCTAATGCAGCCAGCATTATTGCTAAAGACGCAGCATTACAAGCTAAATTAAAAGAGCTGTAACTGTAATTGGTAATAAACTAAGCCTATCACTGTCGTTATAGTGTAAGAAATGGTAGCGTAAGCTACCATTTTTATTTATGACTATTAATAATAGATATAATCTAGTGAATAATTCAACCGCTATTAATAACGCTGTGATCGCGTTAAAAAACCAGCAAGTGATTGCTTATCCAACTGAAGCTGTATTTGGCTTGGGTTGCGACCCGATGAATGAAACGGCAGTCCAATGCTTGCTCACTATCAAACAACGCCCGATTGAAAAGGGACTGATCTTAATCGCCGCTAATTTAGCGCAGTTAGAGGATTATGTTGATCTGAGTAGATTGTCTGCGCTGCAAATCGATAATATTAAACAAACTTGGCCTGGTCCTGCGACTTGGGTTATGCCTGCTAAAGCGCAAGTGCCTAAATGGTTAACCGGACAATTTGACAGTATCGCAGTACGTGTTTCTGCACACCCTACTGTGCAACAATTGTGCCTTGCGTTTGGCGGGCCTATTACTTCAACGAGCGCTAACTTAACAG
This genomic stretch from Moritella sp. F3 harbors:
- a CDS encoding LysM peptidoglycan-binding domain-containing protein; the protein is MSIKRRLIFALAAILPFLAHADSLNLKNQYPTEYIVKEGDTLWDISSKYLQSPWLWPQLWDANPVLADPHLIYPGDKLQLIFVDGQPRLVRNHVRKRIIKVSPKARPELKGNRAIPTIPLKLINSFLSRDYVATNEKLKQAPVILGNNDGNSTFIVGHSIFASSSLKPGQYGIYRRGRIYTDPMTNEKLGNEVEFIAIARVVNSGTETIPAKLSILKSSKEARKGDRLLPMPEQDRLPVYFQPRNFQLASDGLIVAADEQYSAIGKNDVVVINRGWRDSVGAGDVFAVLKRGKTIVRHEQDLDFDYGDQVNQYDKLFSDKNELQLPDERVGEMMVFKVYDKVSLALITHSSQVIKLNDKVSNL
- the dprA gene encoding DNA-processing protein DprA, whose translation is MMVNEEDKYWLALYEVPKIGGSRALKLLQKTSLTKLFTSSAQYLQSLGLDTAQQQAILNPNWQVIDRNLNWLAEQENRYLIPITASHYPLTLKNIPAPPLLLYLEGNVELISQPQIAMVGTRAPSYYGKRYAHCFAAELAQLGFVITSGLAIGIDSECHRSALAVKGETIAVLGSGLASVYPKRHLKLAQHIRELGALVSEFSPFTQARPEHFPRRNRIVSGLSLGVVVVEAALNSGSLISARYALEQGREVFALPGVIDNPAAAGCHYLIQQGAKLITQTSDITDELTYINVRTNFKQTDLFNSEPETVSLPNQIILDNVGYEVTTADLIAERSQQSVSQVLTSLIELELDNWINAVPGGYVRSQRRG
- a CDS encoding DUF494 family protein, translated to MLDILIYLFENFYEQNESEFLVDRDNLLDELIQAGFAEAEIHKAITWIENLVELRSGDVQTHLQVSSVESMRIYTENEQFYINTECRGFLLFLEHINVLNTETREMAIARLVELENTNLDLEDIKWVILMVLFNVPNGEQAYLKMEELVHEKAHNYLH
- a CDS encoding type I DNA topoisomerase, translating into MSRNDEKLFTVHEHALEKEYETCPQCGAELSIKNAKSGPFLGCNNYPTCDYSRPLSNQSHFEDDKVLVGSECPECQHELALKRGRYGFFIGCTQFPTCNYMSKTETPDETGVGCPQCKSGELLQKKSRFGKIFYSCNKYPKCKYIINFKPVSEECPECKWGILVEKKTSNGKQLICPQKSCGYKRALLE
- the purE gene encoding 5-(carboxyamino)imidazole ribonucleotide mutase, which translates into the protein MSTQFVAVLMGSDSDLPVMQATLNVLKSFEIKYEVKVTSAHRTPAATHQYVTDAESRGCAVFICAAGLAAHLAGAVAGITTHPVIGVPIDAGPLQGMDALLSTVQMPGGVPVASVAIGSAGAKNAGYLAAQMLAIGNPEMAAKVKAERQANAASIIAKDAALQAKLKEL
- a CDS encoding L-threonylcarbamoyladenylate synthase, which codes for MTINNRYNLVNNSTAINNAVIALKNQQVIAYPTEAVFGLGCDPMNETAVQCLLTIKQRPIEKGLILIAANLAQLEDYVDLSRLSALQIDNIKQTWPGPATWVMPAKAQVPKWLTGQFDSIAVRVSAHPTVQQLCLAFGGPITSTSANLTGLTPCVTTAEVTQQLAPLLGAIVDAAVGELAQPTTITDAVTGKIYR